A portion of the Flavobacterium limnophilum genome contains these proteins:
- a CDS encoding tetratricopeptide repeat protein has translation MNEKRYILFENYLSNELSAEEKISFEKQLSEDIEFASAFEIFKELNQHLANKFGNEKDLKAFKKKLKSISKEHFKSKKTKVVAFKPWQYAIAASIAILVGLFVFQNINPSFEDYNNPEMATFIERGDVNENLKLAQDAFNTKNYKAAIPHFEAVLKESKSPEIQYFYAVSLLEDNQFQKAETNLAELKSGTSIYKNKATWYLALSKLKQKDYDSCKAILQSIPDDYEDYDQVQELLNELD, from the coding sequence ATGAACGAGAAACGCTATATATTATTCGAAAATTATCTTTCAAACGAATTGTCTGCCGAGGAAAAAATCTCTTTTGAAAAACAATTGTCCGAAGACATTGAATTTGCTTCAGCTTTTGAAATTTTCAAGGAATTGAATCAGCATTTGGCAAACAAATTCGGGAATGAAAAGGATTTAAAAGCCTTCAAAAAGAAGCTAAAATCCATTTCCAAGGAACATTTCAAATCCAAAAAAACAAAAGTGGTTGCTTTCAAACCTTGGCAATATGCCATTGCCGCTTCGATTGCCATTTTGGTGGGATTGTTTGTTTTCCAAAACATAAATCCATCTTTCGAAGATTATAATAATCCGGAAATGGCAACTTTCATTGAAAGAGGCGATGTGAACGAAAATTTGAAATTGGCGCAAGACGCATTTAACACAAAAAATTACAAAGCGGCAATTCCGCATTTTGAAGCAGTTTTAAAAGAAAGCAAATCGCCCGAAATCCAGTATTTCTATGCGGTTTCGCTTTTGGAAGACAATCAATTCCAGAAAGCCGAAACCAATTTGGCTGAATTAAAATCAGGAACTTCCATTTATAAAAACAAAGCGACTTGGTATTTGGCACTTTCGAAATTGAAACAGAAAGATTATGATTCCTGCAAAGCAATTCTCCAAAGTATTCCTGACGATTATGAGGATTACGACCAAGTGCAGGAATTGTTGAACGAATTGGATTAA
- a CDS encoding asparaginase, whose product MQSKAKILLIYTGGTIGMKKDFETGALKAFNFSKLLQRIPELKQLDCEIETISFEKPIDSSNMNPNEWSKIAEIIADNYSPFDGFDGFVVLHGSDTMSYSASALSFMLENLSKPVIFTGSQLPIGDLRTDAKENLITAIQIASLQEDGKPVISEVCLYFEYKLYRGNRTTKLNSENFNAFISPNYPILIESGVHLKTYPELFLPKTRIKKLRIHKNLDNHVVIIKLFPGISESVLSAIFNIPQLKGVVLETYGAGNAPTEDWFLTLLKNGIAKGLQIVNVTQCSIGSVTMGKYETSTSLKEIGVISGKDITTEAAITKLMYLLGQNVSPTMFKTIFETSLRGEIS is encoded by the coding sequence ATGCAGTCTAAAGCCAAAATACTTCTAATCTATACCGGCGGAACCATCGGTATGAAGAAGGATTTTGAAACAGGAGCGCTCAAGGCTTTCAATTTTAGCAAATTATTGCAAAGAATCCCGGAATTGAAACAATTGGATTGTGAAATCGAAACTATTTCTTTCGAAAAACCAATTGATTCTTCCAATATGAATCCCAATGAATGGTCTAAAATTGCCGAAATTATTGCTGATAATTATTCCCCATTTGACGGATTTGACGGATTTGTCGTTTTGCACGGTTCTGATACGATGTCCTATTCCGCATCGGCATTGAGTTTTATGCTCGAAAACTTGTCGAAACCTGTCATTTTCACTGGATCACAATTGCCTATTGGCGATTTAAGGACCGATGCCAAGGAGAATTTGATAACCGCCATTCAAATTGCTTCCTTGCAAGAAGATGGAAAACCGGTAATCAGCGAAGTTTGCCTTTATTTCGAATACAAATTGTATCGTGGCAACCGAACCACAAAATTGAATTCTGAAAATTTCAACGCTTTTATCTCTCCCAATTATCCTATTTTAATTGAATCGGGAGTGCATCTAAAAACTTATCCCGAATTATTTTTGCCCAAAACAAGAATCAAAAAACTGCGAATTCACAAGAATTTAGACAATCATGTTGTTATAATAAAATTGTTTCCGGGTATTAGCGAAAGCGTTTTGTCGGCCATTTTTAACATTCCGCAACTCAAGGGAGTTGTATTGGAAACCTACGGTGCAGGAAATGCGCCAACAGAAGACTGGTTTTTAACTCTTTTGAAAAACGGAATTGCCAAAGGTTTGCAAATTGTAAATGTTACACAATGTTCGATAGGAAGCGTGACAATGGGAAAATATGAAACCAGCACTTCGTTGAAGGAAATAGGGGTAATCTCCGGTAAAGACATCACCACCGAAGCCGCAATTACCAAATTAATGTACTTGTTGGGGCAAAATGTGTCGCCAACTATGTTCAAAACAATATTCGAAACCTCATTGCGGGGAGAAATTTCATAA
- a CDS encoding 1-acyl-sn-glycerol-3-phosphate acyltransferase codes for MSKFDAIRPFYDTEVNDAILKMIDHPMMKALMNFTFPDLADEIWKEQLRRTHSTRDFQCNFIYRSLKKVLEKTSDGLSTSGFEKLEPNTAYLFISNHRDILLDTSLLNACLFEHKLVMTASAIGDNLVTKSFLKVLARLNRNFLVQRGLSPREMLQSSKLLSEYISKLLQHENRSVWIAQREGRTKDGNDATNPGVLKMLAMGSDEENLMDYFKKIKIVPVSISYEYDPTDALKMPQLLAEARQEIYIKEKNEDFINLMSGIMGPKRRIHIHVGDVLVDELDAIKGQHENSNKQIQALAQVIDDSILSNYKLWPTNYIAYDILNQTDTYSHLYTENEKSLFERRLEMRIDHSNSLALQSFLAMYANPVVNKLKYENAV; via the coding sequence ATGTCAAAATTTGACGCTATTCGTCCATTTTATGATACCGAGGTAAACGATGCCATTCTAAAGATGATTGATCATCCAATGATGAAGGCATTGATGAATTTTACTTTTCCAGATCTTGCAGACGAAATTTGGAAAGAACAACTCCGAAGAACGCATTCCACGAGGGATTTTCAATGCAATTTCATATACCGATCGCTAAAAAAAGTGTTGGAAAAAACCTCTGATGGACTTAGTACTTCGGGTTTTGAGAAGTTAGAACCCAATACTGCCTATTTATTTATTTCGAATCATCGAGATATTCTTTTGGATACATCCTTGCTCAACGCTTGTTTGTTCGAACACAAACTGGTAATGACCGCCTCGGCTATTGGAGACAATTTGGTTACCAAGTCATTCTTGAAAGTATTGGCGCGATTAAACCGTAATTTTCTGGTTCAAAGAGGATTGTCGCCTAGAGAAATGCTGCAAAGTTCCAAATTATTATCTGAATATATTAGCAAGTTATTGCAACACGAAAACCGTTCGGTTTGGATAGCACAGCGCGAAGGAAGAACCAAAGACGGGAATGATGCCACAAACCCAGGCGTTTTAAAAATGCTTGCCATGGGGTCTGACGAAGAAAATTTGATGGATTATTTCAAGAAAATAAAAATAGTTCCCGTGTCAATATCCTATGAATACGACCCAACCGATGCCTTGAAAATGCCCCAACTTTTGGCGGAAGCCAGACAGGAAATTTACATCAAGGAGAAAAATGAGGATTTCATCAATTTGATGAGTGGTATTATGGGGCCAAAAAGAAGAATTCATATTCACGTTGGCGATGTTCTGGTCGACGAATTAGATGCCATCAAAGGCCAACATGAAAATTCAAACAAGCAAATTCAGGCCTTGGCACAAGTTATAGATGATTCGATTTTGAGTAATTACAAATTGTGGCCGACTAATTATATTGCTTATGATATTTTGAATCAAACCGATACGTATTCGCATTTGTACACCGAAAATGAAAAGTCGCTTTTTGAACGTCGATTGGAAATGAGAATAGATCATTCAAATTCATTGGCACTGCAAAGTTTCTTGGCCATGTATGCCAACCCTGTTGTCAACAAGTTGAAATACGAGAATGCAGTCTAA
- a CDS encoding RNA polymerase sigma factor, with translation MANATIHPDQIYIDGLANNDSVIIQSIYKKFVPKVVSYIRNNSGDEDKAQDVIQEILILLFNQAKANKLQLTCPFDAYFFLLCKRKWLNEIKKSSNKGVTIDEDLPSNNEPTEEMVTETEVFDEKQQLFDTMFQKLGDKCQELLKLSFTIKSMEEVAEKLNVTYGYVRKKKSLCVGQLTQWIQETNRFKSLKNT, from the coding sequence ATGGCCAATGCTACTATTCATCCCGACCAAATCTATATTGATGGACTTGCCAATAATGATTCGGTGATAATTCAATCTATTTACAAAAAGTTTGTTCCCAAAGTCGTCTCTTATATAAGGAACAATTCTGGCGATGAAGACAAGGCGCAAGACGTGATTCAAGAAATCCTGATTTTGCTCTTTAATCAGGCCAAAGCCAATAAGCTGCAACTGACTTGTCCGTTTGATGCCTACTTTTTTTTATTGTGCAAAAGAAAATGGTTGAACGAAATAAAAAAATCTTCGAATAAAGGGGTAACAATCGATGAAGATTTGCCATCTAATAATGAACCCACAGAGGAAATGGTAACAGAAACCGAAGTATTCGACGAAAAGCAGCAACTTTTTGACACGATGTTTCAAAAACTGGGCGACAAATGCCAGGAGCTATTGAAATTGAGTTTCACCATCAAATCAATGGAGGAAGTTGCCGAAAAACTCAATGTAACTTATGGTTATGTTCGAAAGAAAAAATCGTTGTGCGTTGGTCAATTGACCCAATGGATTCAGGAAACCAATCGCTTTAAATCTTTAAAAAACACCTAA
- a CDS encoding TatD family hydrolase encodes MTITDTHTHLYSNEFDEDRDEMIQRAIDAGVSRFFIPAIDSAYTQSMYDLEKAYPENIFLMMGLHPTHVKDNYLEELQHIEEELAKRKFVAIGEIGIDLYWDKTHLPQQQDAFRKQIQLAKSHKLPIVIHCREAFDEIFEILEEEKSPELFGIFHCFSGNYEQALQAISYNMKLGIGGVVTFKNGKIDQFLNQIDLKHIVLETDSPYLAPVPFRGKRNESSYLVNVVRKLSEIYNLSQEEIAFVATENSKAIFGI; translated from the coding sequence ATGACAATTACCGATACGCATACCCATTTATATTCCAACGAATTCGATGAAGACCGAGACGAAATGATTCAGCGCGCCATTGATGCCGGTGTTTCGCGTTTTTTTATTCCCGCCATTGATTCTGCTTATACCCAGTCGATGTATGACTTGGAAAAAGCCTATCCCGAAAACATTTTTTTGATGATGGGTTTGCATCCCACGCACGTCAAAGACAATTATCTCGAAGAATTGCAACATATTGAGGAAGAATTGGCCAAGAGAAAATTTGTGGCCATTGGTGAAATTGGCATCGATTTGTATTGGGATAAAACCCATTTGCCACAACAACAAGATGCTTTTAGAAAACAAATCCAATTGGCGAAAAGCCACAAATTGCCCATTGTGATTCATTGTCGCGAAGCTTTCGACGAGATTTTCGAAATTCTGGAAGAAGAAAAATCGCCTGAGTTATTCGGGATTTTTCACTGTTTCTCGGGGAATTATGAGCAAGCTTTACAAGCCATTTCATATAACATGAAACTGGGAATTGGCGGTGTCGTGACGTTCAAAAACGGAAAAATTGACCAGTTTTTGAATCAAATCGATTTGAAACACATTGTTTTGGAAACCGATTCTCCTTATTTGGCTCCCGTTCCTTTTCGAGGAAAACGCAACGAAAGCAGTTATTTAGTAAATGTGGTTCGGAAATTGTCGGAGATTTATAATCTGTCGCAAGAGGAAATAGCATTTGTTGCAACTGAAAATTCTAAAGCCATATTTGGGATTTAA